The sequence CCGTCTGCAATACATTATACTTCTGCGCCAGTACCGTGGCAATAATACTCCGCGTCGAGGTCTTGCCGACGGAGCCTGTAACGGCAATGACGGGGATTGCGAAACGACGCCGATGAAAGCGGGCCAGATCCTGATAGGCCTTCAAGGTATCGGTGACCAAAAAAACCGTACAATCGCCGTATTTTTCCGTTTCCCTGGCAACGAGAACACCGGCCGCACCGCCTTCAAGGGCTGCAGCAATAAAACGATGACCGTCAAACGTATCGCCCTGCAACGCGACAAAAAGTGATCCCGGTGAAAGCGTGCGCGTATCGGTATCGATACTGCTGAACGCGTTCTCACGGTTTCCTCGGCGCAGAAGTCTGGCGCCGGTAGCTTCAATTACTTCGGCAATCGTAAAGGCCGCCATACTTATCTTCCTTTCAACTGTTGAACCGCTTCTCTTGCAACTTCCCGATCATCAAAATGGATCGTCTTATCTTTCAAAATCTGATACGTTTCATGCCCCTTGCCGGCAATAACGATGATATCACCGGCCCCGGCTATTTCAACAGCCCGCGTGATAGCCCGGCGGCGGTCGACAATCACTTCATACGTTTGCCCTTCTCTGAGTCCCTGCTTCACGCCTGCCGCCACTTCGGCAACAATGGCGTCCGGATCTTCCGACCGTGGATTATCGGAGGTTACAATGGGGATATCCGATTCCGCAGCTCCAATGCGTCCCATAATGGGCCGTTTCGTACGATCCCGGTCACCGCCGCAGCCAAAGACGGAAATAATCCGGTTCGGATGCATGGCCCGTGCCGTTGTCAACGCTTTTTCCAAACTGTCCGGCGTATGGGAATAGTCGACGACGATGGCAAAATCCTGTCCCGCTTCAACGAGTTCGAACCGCCCCGGAACGGAACGGAACGTCTGAATGGCCTGATCGATCGTCGCCGTGTCGACGCCTTCGGCATGGGCGGCGCCGATAGCCGCCAACGTGTTGTACACATTGAACAGCCCGGTAATATGCATCTGCAGATCAACGGAACCGAAGGGACCGGAAACATGGAACGATGATTTCTTCAATTCCACCTGCAACGAAGATCCCCGTAAGTCCGCTTCCTGTTCCACGCCGTACGTCAGCACGTTGCCGCGGCAGGCGGCCAGAATATCTTTGGCGTACGGATCGTCTACATTGACGACAGCCGTCTTATTGCCTTTGACCGTATCGCCCGCCGTCAGCCCTTGAAACAATTTGGCTTTAGCGGCAACGTAGTTTTCAAACGTCTTGTGAAAATCTAAATGATCTTGCGTCAAATTCGTGAAAACCGCCGTATCAAATTCGATTCCGGCAACGCGATTTAATTCCAGCGCGTGACTTGATACTTCCATTACAACATGCGTTATGCCGCGCTCCGCCATCAGATGCAGGAAATGTTGTAATTCCACTACATCCGGCGTCGTATTATGAATCGGCAGTTCTTCATCATCGATGAGCGCGTGAATCGTGCCGAGAACGCCGACATGATGGCCGGCGGCACGCAAAATGTGCGCAATAATATGGCTTGTCGTCGTTTTACCGTTCGTGCCGGTTACGCCGATCATGCGCATTTTTTTGCCGGGATAATCATAAAAATAAGGAACGATGTCTTCCAGCGCATGGTGAATATCGGGAACCATCAACTGTACGACGCGGTCAGGCAGATCCAGGTGCTTCGCCGTCAGCACGGCAACGGCTCCCTTTTCAACGGCTTGCGCGGCAAATTTAGCGCCGTCAACATGAACGCCTGCAATGCAGACGAACAAATACCCTGCTTCTATTTCACGAGAATCGGCGGAAATACCGCTAATCTCGGTCTTTACATTGCCATCTACATTATAGATCCCTTTTATTTGACGACTTAATTCTTCTACTGTTTTCATCCTTATTCCTCCCCTTATGCAGTCATGCTAATACAAACAACAATAGCAGTCTTAACCAGCATTAAGACTGCTCTTGCACTTCTATATCGTTGCGGCGGTATTGTCCGTCTGACGGCGATTCTGACTGTACAGAACGGCTGACGGTACGACCATTCCCAAATCGCCGGTCGCTATTTTATATATTCGTTCCGGCGACTCCATGCGTGCAATATCCACCTTTAAATCATCATTTTCCTGCTGCAGTTTCTGTATCTGCCTTTTTTCCTGCATCAGCGTATATCCGTAATCGATCCGCGCCTTTGCTAGAGCAACATTAAGAAGCAGAAAGAAGGCGCAAAGAAAAACAATAAACAGGGTTTGTGCAATCACTCTGCTGAAATGTTTTCTTTCCGCTACGCGCCGTGATGAAGGAAGCCCTCTATTTTCCTCATACGGTATATACCCTGCTTTTCTGGCCAACATTTGTTCAACACATCCCCAGTAATCGACAAAAAACTATATTTATCACAAGCGGACTGCTGTCCGCAATTTCGCACTCCGTGCCCGCGGATTGGACGCCAATTCCGCTTCTCCCGGCACAATGGGCTTGCGGTTTACCTTCATCGTTGCTTTATGTCCGCAGGTACAGACAGGCAAGTCTGGCGGACAGATACAGTCCGTTGCCAGCAGTTTCAGCGTTTCTTTGACAATTCTGTCTTCCAGCGAATGGAACGTGATCACACACAGCTTACCGCCCGGTTTCAACCGTTCCGAAGCGGCTTCGACGGCTGCGCGCAAGATCTTGAGCTCGCCGTTTACTTCAATGCGAACAGCCTGAAAGGTACGCTTGGCCGGATGAGGACCGTCTTTACGGGCCCCTGCCGGAACAGCCTTTTTGATAATCCGCACCAAATCGCCGGTTCGTTCAATAGGTCCTTCTTGCCGCGCCGCCGCGATGAACTGCGCGATCCGCTTCGCCCAGCGTTCTTCGCCGTATTCCCTGATAATTCGATAAAGCGCCTCTTCACTGTATCCGTTTACGATATCGTAAGCGCTGATATCGGCGCCTCGATCCATGCGCATGTCAAGAGGCCCGTCATGTTGATAAGAAAACCCTCTCTCCGGCACATCCAACTGATAGCTGGACACCCCCAGGTCGAACATGACGCCGTCAACGGCAGCAATTCCCAATTCATCCATGACTTCACGGAAGTGAGAAAAATTACGCCGTACCGGAATAAACCGGCATTTGGCAGCGGCCAACCGTTTGCCAGCGGCAGCGATGGCGGCTTCGTCCTGATCCAACCCGATCAGCGTCGCCTTCTCGGACAACCGCTCTGCCAATGCGCAGCTGTGCCCGCCGCCGCCCAACGTGCAATCAACATAAACGCCGTCGCGGTCACCGATAAGATGTTCGATTGTTTCTTCGCGCAAGACGCTGATATGATGAAAATCCATGAGCCCTCCTAGAAATCTATATCCAACAGGCCGTCAAGACTTTCCGCTATCTCTTCCATGGCCGGAACGGTTTTTGCCGCATATTCTTCATAAGCGGCCTTGCTCCAGATTTCGATCTTGTCACCCGTCCCCAGGACAACTACATCCTTACTCAGCTTGGCATAATCACGCAGCGCGCCGGGAAGCAGTATGCGCCCCTGCTTGTCGAACTCGACTTCTGCGGCGCTGCCGAAAACGAAACGTTTAAAGGCGCGAACATTTTCTTTTGAAGCCTGCAATTTTTTCATCGCCTGCGCCAACTGTTCCCAAGCCTCCTTCGTATAAACGGAGAGACAGCCTTCCAAGCCGCGGGTGACGACAAATGACAGGCCCAGTTCTTCGCGAAATTTAGCCGGCATGATCACGCGGCCTTTCGTATCGATAGAATGTGAATATTCTCCCATAAACATGTTGCCGTCACCTCCTTTTCGTTTCACTTTTCACCACATTCTACCACATTTCCACACAAAATGACAATGAAGATATTTCGTGAAAATCGGGATAAAAAAAGAAAGGTTACCGCTTTTATGCAGCAACCTTTCTGTCGGTACTATATCTTGTAGTTTTAAGGAAAAAACAAAGATAAATAATTTTCTAAATTTTTATGAATAACAATATTTTCGGCCGTAAGCTTTTGCAGATCGCACCTTTTTTTCAGTTCTGTCAGAGAATAGCGCCTGCGATCCGGCAACAGATGCCCTCGCCAGGCCAAATAGGACAATAACGTATCGCTGTCAATCCCCTGCTCGCGCAAGTAACGCACGGTGATGCCGTTCTGTCGTTTTGACAACCGATGACCGTCGCTGTCGACCAACAAGGGAACATGCGTATATGCAGGCGCTTCATAACCTAAGAGCCGTATCAGCCAAATCTGCTGCGCCGTCGATGCCAGCAAATCCGCGCCGCGCAGCACGTGGGTAACGCCCATCAACGCATCATCTACCGAAACCGCCAATTGGTAAGCATACATGCCGTCACTGCGACGTACAATAAAATCGCCGCAAGTAGCCGGCAAAAAAGCGTTTTTCCTGCCGAAAACACCGTCATTGAAAACGATCTCGGCGGCAGGCACACGGATCCGCAGCGACGGGGTCCGCGTCATCTGCCGGCGCTCCGCCAGGCTCATCTGGCGGCAGTGACCGTCATAGAGATACTGCTCGCCCGGATGAGGCGCGCCGATAGACTGCAGACGCGCCCGCGTGCAATAGCACGGGTAAAGCAAGCCCCTTTCCTGCAGCTGCCGAAGCGCTGCCGCGTAGACAGCGTACCGTTCCTGCTGCGTATACGGACCGGCCGGTCCGCCCGTATCCGGTCCTTCGTCCCATAACAGCCCCAGCCATGTCAGGTCTTCCAGAAACGCCTGGCGAAACAATTCTTTGGATCGCTGTTCATCGTTATCTTCTATGCGTAAAATCAGTTTGCCCCCCTGTTGACGAACTTGAAGCCAGCAAAGAAAGGCCGTCCAAACATTGCCCAAATGGAGATATCCCGTCGGGCTGGGAGCAAATCTGCCGCGCATGATCCCGGCAGTCATCAATTCGGCAGAGATATAAGATTCTTGAACAACGACGCGTCCTCCCGAATCTTAGTCTCGCTGCCCAGAACGCAGAGTTGATTATCCTGCATGACGGCACGAACGAGCGGAGCCAAGGCGCGGATATCGGCCGCCGTCGCCGCCAGGAGCTGATCCCGTATCTGCTGCGCCCACTCTTTCGTAACGCCGCTGTAATGGCGCGAAAGAGCTTTGGCAGTTCGCAACGCCGGCGTCAGCGGCGTATCGACGCGGCTCAGCGTACCGATAACGTACTTCGTCATCTCCCTGTCGGAAACGTCGAATTGCTGCAAGTAATCGGCCAAATCATCATAGGCCTGCAGACTGTTGCCGAGATTGGGATCCCGATAAGAGCAAAAGACCATATTGCCGTTGCGGTAAAAACGTGTAAAAGCACCGTATGCACCGCCTTGTACGCGGATTTTCGTCCACAAATATTCGTATTGCAAAATCGTACTCAGGACCAACATGACCCCTGTATACGAAAAGCCGTGCTTGCGGAAATTCCCCCCTTTTGCCACATATTGGACGGTGCCGCTCGTCATAATCCCTTCATTTTTAACCGTCCTGTCAAAGGAACATGTGCTGCCGCCGGCTTCTCCCTCTTCCATGGCGTCCGTCCACTGCGGCAGCAGACGCCGTACCCGTTTTTCTGCGGCAACGTCACCGGTAACGGCTACAGTCATGCGGGAACGTACAATGATCTTTTTCAAAACGGCCGCCAACGCCGCTGCCGTGACACCGCCATCTTCACGAATAGAAGCGGCTATTTTACTGACAAAAGCGTAATAAGACAACTCGCCGGCGTCGGCAAAGCCTTCTGCCGCCGAAACGTAGGATAACAAGCGGTGCATGACCAACGTCTGCCCGCGGCTGAAAGCATCCATATCCCACCCCGTTTTCGTCTCTTCGATCAATTCCGCAAGACGAGCGGCGTTGGTAAAGACAGTTTGCAAGGAAATTTCACGCAGTAAATCAATCAATTTATCGACATGAGTGTCCAAGCTTTTGGCCTTTATCCGAAAAACGGGAACGTATTCGTCCGGACTGTCTTGCTTGGAAAAGGCTTCTACGCCATAACTGATACCGCCTGTATATAAATCGATAAGCGACGCCAATTCACCGTACTCGTGCGCCGTCGTGTCCATATCGCCAAGCAAGTCGCTGAGGAGGTACACATAAGAAATTTCTTCTTCCGACAAGCCCCGTAAATCAAAGCAGGCTTCAACATAAGAAATGCCGTTCGTCACATCGGGTACGTGGCAAAGAGAAACACCGGCGGCAGCAGTCACGGTAAAGTCGACGCATTCCGCTTCTTTTTTCAGGTCTTGCCGCGCCAAAGTCGGAATGGAAAGCAGCGCTTCCGGCGTATCGGGCGTTCCCTGCTTCTC comes from Megasphaera vaginalis (ex Bordigoni et al. 2020) and encodes:
- a CDS encoding UDP-N-acetylmuramoyl-L-alanyl-D-glutamate--2,6-diaminopimelate ligase — translated: MKTVEELSRQIKGIYNVDGNVKTEISGISADSREIEAGYLFVCIAGVHVDGAKFAAQAVEKGAVAVLTAKHLDLPDRVVQLMVPDIHHALEDIVPYFYDYPGKKMRMIGVTGTNGKTTTSHIIAHILRAAGHHVGVLGTIHALIDDEELPIHNTTPDVVELQHFLHLMAERGITHVVMEVSSHALELNRVAGIEFDTAVFTNLTQDHLDFHKTFENYVAAKAKLFQGLTAGDTVKGNKTAVVNVDDPYAKDILAACRGNVLTYGVEQEADLRGSSLQVELKKSSFHVSGPFGSVDLQMHITGLFNVYNTLAAIGAAHAEGVDTATIDQAIQTFRSVPGRFELVEAGQDFAIVVDYSHTPDSLEKALTTARAMHPNRIISVFGCGGDRDRTKRPIMGRIGAAESDIPIVTSDNPRSEDPDAIVAEVAAGVKQGLREGQTYEVIVDRRRAITRAVEIAGAGDIIVIAGKGHETYQILKDKTIHFDDREVAREAVQQLKGR
- a CDS encoding septum formation initiator family protein, whose translation is MLARKAGYIPYEENRGLPSSRRVAERKHFSRVIAQTLFIVFLCAFFLLLNVALAKARIDYGYTLMQEKRQIQKLQQENDDLKVDIARMESPERIYKIATGDLGMVVPSAVLYSQNRRQTDNTAATI
- the rsmH gene encoding 16S rRNA (cytosine(1402)-N(4))-methyltransferase RsmH — translated: MDFHHISVLREETIEHLIGDRDGVYVDCTLGGGGHSCALAERLSEKATLIGLDQDEAAIAAAGKRLAAAKCRFIPVRRNFSHFREVMDELGIAAVDGVMFDLGVSSYQLDVPERGFSYQHDGPLDMRMDRGADISAYDIVNGYSEEALYRIIREYGEERWAKRIAQFIAAARQEGPIERTGDLVRIIKKAVPAGARKDGPHPAKRTFQAVRIEVNGELKILRAAVEAASERLKPGGKLCVITFHSLEDRIVKETLKLLATDCICPPDLPVCTCGHKATMKVNRKPIVPGEAELASNPRARSAKLRTAVRL
- the mraZ gene encoding division/cell wall cluster transcriptional repressor MraZ, producing MFMGEYSHSIDTKGRVIMPAKFREELGLSFVVTRGLEGCLSVYTKEAWEQLAQAMKKLQASKENVRAFKRFVFGSAAEVEFDKQGRILLPGALRDYAKLSKDVVVLGTGDKIEIWSKAAYEEYAAKTVPAMEEIAESLDGLLDIDF
- the gluQRS gene encoding tRNA glutamyl-Q(34) synthetase GluQRS, translated to MRGRFAPSPTGYLHLGNVWTAFLCWLQVRQQGGKLILRIEDNDEQRSKELFRQAFLEDLTWLGLLWDEGPDTGGPAGPYTQQERYAVYAAALRQLQERGLLYPCYCTRARLQSIGAPHPGEQYLYDGHCRQMSLAERRQMTRTPSLRIRVPAAEIVFNDGVFGRKNAFLPATCGDFIVRRSDGMYAYQLAVSVDDALMGVTHVLRGADLLASTAQQIWLIRLLGYEAPAYTHVPLLVDSDGHRLSKRQNGITVRYLREQGIDSDTLLSYLAWRGHLLPDRRRYSLTELKKRCDLQKLTAENIVIHKNLENYLSLFFP